One segment of Macrotis lagotis isolate mMagLag1 chromosome 1, bilby.v1.9.chrom.fasta, whole genome shotgun sequence DNA contains the following:
- the LOC141491356 gene encoding uncharacterized protein LOC141491356 — MATRSPGAPAEPPQKPPYSYVALIAMAIRESPEQRLPLSGIYRYIAGRFPYYERAQKGWQNSVRHNLSLHACFVKLPRERGPGGPGQRRGGLWALDPACRDLFGQDDCRRRRRRPQPRGPPTARPPAPSAPLAELPCRPSPRPPYLPGGPWALGRPQPAWRSPGCGPAVGGPPYGAFSWSPGGPGSGWRAPTPAAHLPVPWAAAGAVQHPWSLGGLLQAGAPREFPPSPQLDF; from the coding sequence ATGGCCACCCGCAGCCCGGGGGCGCCGGCCGAGCCCCCGCAGAAGCCCCCCTACTCGTACGTGGCGCTGATCGCGATGGCCATCCGCGAGAGCCCGGAGCAGCGGCTGCCCCTGAGCGGCATCTACCGCTACATCGCGGGCCGCTTCCCCTACTACGAGCGCGCCCAGAAGGGCTGGCAGAACAGCGTCCGCCACAACCTCAGCCTCCACGCCTGCTTCGTGAAGCTGCCCCGGGAACGCGGCCCCGGCGGCCCGGGCCAGCGCCGAGGCGGCCTGTGGGCCCTGGACCCCGCCTGCCGGGACCTGTTCGGCCAGGACGACTgccggcgccgccgccgccgcccgcagCCCCGGGGCCCCCCGACGGCGCGCCCCCCGGCGCCCTCTGCCCCCTTGGCGGAGCTGCCCTGCCGCCCGTCCCCGCGCCCGCCCTACCTGCCGGGCGGCCCCTGGGCGCTGGGCCGGCCGCAGCCCGCCTGGCGGAGCCCCGGCTGTGGCCCTGCCGTCGGGGGGCCGCCCTACGGCGCCTTCTCGTGGAGCCCCGGGGGGCCCGGCAGCGGCTGGCGAGCCCCGACCCCGGCCGCGCACCTGCCGGTGCCCTGGGCCGCAGCGGGAGCTGTCCAGCACCCCTGGAGCCTCGGGGGCCTCCTGCAAGCGGGCGCGCCCCGGGAATTCCCACCCTCCCCCCAGCTAGATTTCTGA